The region AAGGAATCAATGATCATGTGGACAAAGGGGAAGTGCTTGTTATCTGCGGGCCTAGCGGTTCCGGTAAAAGTACTTTTATCCGTTGTATCAACAGACTCGAAGATTACCAGAAAGGTACAATCACTTTTGATGATAAAGACATTCTTGACAAGAGTGTAAATATTAATGACCTGCGGGCGGAAATCGGAATTGTTTTCCAGCAGTTCAACCTCTATCCCCATCTGACCGTTCTGGAGAATGTAACCCTCGCCCCGCTGAAAGTGCGCAATGTTCCTAAGGCGGAAGCCGAGGAAACAGCTCTTTATCTTCTTGAAAGGGTAGGGATTCATGATCAGGCTCATAAGTACCCCGCAGAACTTTCCGGCGGACAGCAGCAGCGTGTAGCCATCGCAAGGGCTCTGGCTATGAAGCCCAAAGCGATGCTTTTTGATGAACCCACTTCCGCGCTGGACCCGGAAATGATCAACGAAGTTCTTAACGTAATGAAAGACCTTGCCCATGAAGGCATGACTATGCTGTGCGTGACCCACGAAATGGGCTTTGCTCGTGAAGTGGCCGACCGCGTTATTTTTATGGATGGCGGTGAAGTTATTGAACAGGCTCCTCCTGAGGAGTTTTTCAGTAACCCCAAACATGAAAGAGCTAAAATGTTTTTGAAGGAGATTTTGTAGCTGCCGGTAATATTGGCGGTATTGGTAGGTAACCTTAAAATTTCTCAGGAGGACCCTGATGAGAAGACTCTCAATTATTGTTGCTATGGTTTTGGCTATGGCTCTTTGCGCATCTGTTGCAATGGCTGACAGACTGCAGGAAGTTAAAGCCCGCGGTGTTCTGGTTTGCGGTGTTAAAGACGCTGTTGTTCCTTTCGGTTACATTGACGAAGATAGCAAAAAGCTTGTCGGACTTGATATCGACATCTGCAAATACATCGCTCAGGAAATGGGCGTAAAGGCAGAATTCAAGCCTGTTACTTCCGCTACCCGTATCCCCATGGTTGTTCAGGGTTCCATCGACCTCGCTGCGGCTACTATGACTCACAAAATTGCCCGTGACGATACCATTGACTTTTCCATCACTTACTTCATGGACGGTCAGAAACTGCTCGTTAAAAAAGGTTCCGGCATCAAATCCGCCGCTGACCTGAAAGGCAAAAAAGTGGGTACTGCAAAAGGTTCTACTTCCGAGCAGAACATTCTGGCTGTACAGCCTGATTGTAAAGTCCTTTCCTTCGAAGGTTACCCTCAGGCAATGCTTGCTCTGAAACAGGGTAAGGTTAAAGCCGTTACTACCGACTCCACCATCCTTCTCGGTCTGAAAAACTCCGACCCCAATCCTGATAAATGGGAAATCGTTGGTGGGTTCATCTCCCCCGAGCCTTACGGTATCGGTCTGCCTGAGAATGAGTCCAACTTCCGCGATGCAGTTAACAATGCTTTGATCAAAATGTGGAAGAGCGGCGCTTACAAAAAAGCGTATAATAAATGGTTCGGTCCTGATACCAAGTACTACCTGCCTTTGACCTGGGACATGGAAGTGTGGCCGTAAGCCGACTGTCTGAGGTTTAGCTTTGTAAGATAACGGAAAGGCCGTGCATGCGCGGCCTTTCCGAAAACAACGGATAGAAGTTTTGAATTATCAGTTTGATTGGAATCTGGTTCTCAGCGGACAATACGGTCAGTGGATTATTGACGGGGTTAAAGTTACCCTGCAGCTTTCTGCCATCTCCATCGTATTTACCCTGCTTCTAGGAACGATTATCGCTGTCATGCGTATGTCAAAGTTCAAACCATTTGAATGGTTCAGCTTTGCATTTGTGGAGTTTTTTCGTAACACTCCTTTGTTGATTCAGATATTTTTTTGGTATTTCGGTTCGTATTCCATCCTGCCTGACGGAGTTAATGAATGGCTTTACGACCATGATTTTGAATTTGCGGCCGGGGTAATTTCCCTGACTGTTTATACCGCCGCATTTGTGGCAGAAGAAATCAGGGCCGGGATCAATTCTATCCCCAAGAACCAGTTGGAAGCATCCCGCGCGACCGGGCTTTCCTTTCTGCAGGCCTATCGCTTTGTTATTCTCCCGCAGGCTTTCAGAATCATTATACCGCCACTTATTTCACAGTCGCTGAACCTTATTAAAAACTCGTCGCTGGTCATGACTATCGGTGTTATGGATCTCACCTACATGGCCCGCCAGATCGAATCCTATACGTTTCACGGATTCGAGGCTTTTACCGTGGCGACCGTAATCTATCTGTGTATTTCGCTGATCGTGTCACTCATGATCAATATGTATAATAAGCATTTCCTGCTGCAAATTAAATACTAGGAGTGGCGTCTCGTGCAATGGGATGTAGTTTGGAACAACTTTGATTATTTTCTTTGGGGCGCCTTTCCTGATGGACCCATCGGCGGTCTTGCGGCCAGTATTATTCTGGCTTTGCTTGGTATCTTCGGTGCTTTTTGGATTGGCCTTGCTGCCGGATTGATGCGTCTTTCCCGCAACATGTTTGTCAAGTCTGTGTCCGTTGTCTATATTGAAGTAATACGCGGTGTACCACTGCTTATGCTTATTTTCTGGTTCTACTTTCTGGCCCCTGTTGTGCTTGGTGAACCCCTGCCGGAATTTCACTGTGCTTTGATTGCTTTTATCGTTTTTACCGGTGCTTATATCGGAGAAATCGTTAAAGCCGGGGTTATCGCCCTGCCCAGAGGGCAGATGGAAGCAGCCAGAGGAACCGGACTTTCTCATGTTCAGGCCATGCGCTATGTCATTTTGCCGCAGGCTTTGCGTAACATGATTCCGTCCTTTGTTAACCAGTTCGTATCCCTTACCAAGGATACCTCGCTGGCTTATATTATCGGAGTGAATGAGCTCACCCGTACGGCCACACAGGTTAATAACAGAACCCTTTCCGCACCTACGGAAATTTTTATCACCATCGCGCTCCTTTATTTCGTCGTTTGCTATGTTCTGACATGGACAAGTCGCCGTATGGAAGCGCACATGGCAAAATATCAGGCCAGAGACCGCTAAATATATTAATTTTATTTGTGTTTTTAACCCCTGCTTTTCGGAGTAGGGGTTTTTCTTTTTAAAGTTACTGAACTTTATTTTGACCCAACTTTTATAATCGCTTACTATCATTCTAGTGGAGAGTGTGCTCTTGTGTCGGAACGGTAAATTATCGTATCTGACGTACGATCATTTATAATTTATCCGGGAGGCGGACATGGACAAAATAGACAAAATTGCTTCTTATATTGACCACACTTTATTAAGTGTATCAGCAGTTCCTGCGGATATCGAGAAACTGTGCCGGGAGGCGGTTGAGAACGATTTTGCTTCTGTTTGCGTTCATCCTTCGCATATTGCCCGTGCAGTGACTCTGCTCGCGGATGAAAAGCCCATTGTCTGTTCAGTGATAGGTTTTCCTTCAGGGTCCACTCTTTCAGAAGTAAAGATGATTGAAG is a window of Maridesulfovibrio sp. DNA encoding:
- a CDS encoding amino acid ABC transporter ATP-binding protein — protein: MAMIEIKNLHKWYGDFHVLKGINDHVDKGEVLVICGPSGSGKSTFIRCINRLEDYQKGTITFDDKDILDKSVNINDLRAEIGIVFQQFNLYPHLTVLENVTLAPLKVRNVPKAEAEETALYLLERVGIHDQAHKYPAELSGGQQQRVAIARALAMKPKAMLFDEPTSALDPEMINEVLNVMKDLAHEGMTMLCVTHEMGFAREVADRVIFMDGGEVIEQAPPEEFFSNPKHERAKMFLKEIL
- a CDS encoding ABC transporter substrate-binding protein; amino-acid sequence: MRRLSIIVAMVLAMALCASVAMADRLQEVKARGVLVCGVKDAVVPFGYIDEDSKKLVGLDIDICKYIAQEMGVKAEFKPVTSATRIPMVVQGSIDLAAATMTHKIARDDTIDFSITYFMDGQKLLVKKGSGIKSAADLKGKKVGTAKGSTSEQNILAVQPDCKVLSFEGYPQAMLALKQGKVKAVTTDSTILLGLKNSDPNPDKWEIVGGFISPEPYGIGLPENESNFRDAVNNALIKMWKSGAYKKAYNKWFGPDTKYYLPLTWDMEVWP
- a CDS encoding amino acid ABC transporter permease, with amino-acid sequence MNYQFDWNLVLSGQYGQWIIDGVKVTLQLSAISIVFTLLLGTIIAVMRMSKFKPFEWFSFAFVEFFRNTPLLIQIFFWYFGSYSILPDGVNEWLYDHDFEFAAGVISLTVYTAAFVAEEIRAGINSIPKNQLEASRATGLSFLQAYRFVILPQAFRIIIPPLISQSLNLIKNSSLVMTIGVMDLTYMARQIESYTFHGFEAFTVATVIYLCISLIVSLMINMYNKHFLLQIKY
- a CDS encoding amino acid ABC transporter permease; the encoded protein is MQWDVVWNNFDYFLWGAFPDGPIGGLAASIILALLGIFGAFWIGLAAGLMRLSRNMFVKSVSVVYIEVIRGVPLLMLIFWFYFLAPVVLGEPLPEFHCALIAFIVFTGAYIGEIVKAGVIALPRGQMEAARGTGLSHVQAMRYVILPQALRNMIPSFVNQFVSLTKDTSLAYIIGVNELTRTATQVNNRTLSAPTEIFITIALLYFVVCYVLTWTSRRMEAHMAKYQARDR